CAAAAACTTTTACAGTTCCATTAACAGCAACTCTTGGTTCAACACGCCTTAGGGCTACTGCAAAAATGGGTACAGGAGGTGGTCATACAATTCCAACAGCTTGCGACAACCCCGCAGACCCTCTCGGATATCATGGTGAAATGGAAGATTATACTGTTAAAATTGCTGCAGCCACAACCGGGATTAATGAGTTTGACTTTTCATCAATAAACGGGAAGATTTTCCCAAATCCATTTACATCATCTTCAACTTTAAGCTATTCACTATCTGAACCATCAAATGTTTTGATTGAAGTTTATAATGTACTTGGAGAAAAGGCAACTATCGGAGGTAGTGAAATGCAAAGTGAAGGGACCCATACATTAACTATTGATAATGATTATTTACCGAAAGGAAGTAATATATATTTTGTGAGAATAGTGGTCGGAGACAAAATGATGACTCAAAAGTTGATTCATGTCAATTAAGAATCTCTCTCTTGAATAAACTGATTTTATCGCGCTTGCTGATGCAATCGAAATCGGACCCGGGGATACAAGCTTCGTGGACCAGTTTGCTTTCCGCAAACTCATTTCGACGAGGTATAAATCACAATGAAATTATTGAAGGATGTCTTCAAAATTCGGGTATTGCTGGCTAATTTTATTTTTTTCGTTCTTTCTTATGTCGTGTGCGAAAGACAAGGCTGATCTTGATTATTCCAATACGGGATACCCAGACCCGATTGCCAATTTAATTATTAATAAGTGCACGAACTCTGGCTGCCACAACCAAACAAGTAAATACGGTGCTGCAGGGATTTCACTATCTACATGGAATCAATTATTTGAAGGAGGAAATGTAGGGGCAATAGTTATCCCTTTCCGACCTGATCTTAGTACATTTTGTTATTTCACAAATACGTATACGGATCTTGGAACAGCACTACTTCCCACAATGCCTTTAAACCAGACTCCATTAACAAGAAGTGAATATAGTATACTAAGGGACTGGATAGCATCCGGAGCTCCTGACAGAAAAGGAAATGTAAAATTTAGCGACAACCCCAACAGAAATAAAATATATGTGACTAATCAACTCTGCGATGTTGTTACAGTTTTTGATGCCAACACATTACTACAGATGAGGTATGTAAATGTCGGCAATAGCGCTTCCACGGAATTTCCTGTATGTTTAAAAGTTGCTCCAAATAAAAAATACTGGTATGTGAGTTTCCTTTCCCAAAATGGAATTATTCAAAAATATAACGCGAACAACGACAGCTATGCAGGTCAGGTGTTTTTGGGTACTGGTTCCTGGGTATCTTTCCAAATAACAGCTGATTCAAAGTATGGTTATTTTGTTGACAATAGCAACCCTGGCAAAATTGCATACGTAGACCTCGAACAAATGAAAGTACTGGCAACATATACATTCGGCAATAATTTTATTTATCCCAGAGGAATTGCATTGAATGAAAGCTTGAACACTATATACGTTGGCGTCGATAATGGAAACTATATCTACAAAATTGACATTACTAATCCTCTGTCACCAGTAATTCATGAAATGCCAATTGATGGAACTTCAATTGTGCAACATCAGTCAAGCATTGATCCATTTGATCTTTCGGTAGATCCCAGTGGAAATAATTGCTACATATGCTGTCGAAAATCTAACGAAATACGGGTAATCAATATGCAAAAAGATTCTTTAGTAAAGATTATTAATTTAGTTTCACCGCCAGCATTTCTTAACTTTTCTCACTCTACGAATAACCTGTTCGTTTCTTGCACCGATGACTCGATTTCTTTCCCTGGAGAAAGAGGATCGATAATTGTTATTAATTATTCTTCCAATTCTATTGTGAAAAATTTATACTCCGGGTATCAACCCACCGGACTTGCTGTGGACGAAGGAATGAAAGTGGTGGCGGTAATAAATAGTAATATAAGCGCAAGCGGCCCCGCTCCACATCATGCACATGGTTCAGGATGTAGCGGGAGAAATGGGAATATAACTTTTATTGATCTCAATACACTTGAATTGATTCCTGGAAAAAAATCGGAGGTTGGAGTTTATCCTTATGGGATCTCAGTGAGGTGATTTTTTATTCTTTAATAGGACAATACCGGTCCAAGCCATCTTTCGGTCTCCTGGATACTCATTCCTTTACGCCTGGCATAATCTTCCACTTGTTCTTTGGTAATTTTTCCAACACCAAAGTATTGCGATTGAGGATGTGCAAAATACAATCCACTTACTGCAGCTGTTGGAAACATGGCCATGCTATCCGTTAAACGAATGCCGGTATTTTTCTCTACTTCAAGCAATTTAAACAAGGCTGGTTTTTCTGTATGATCGGGTTGGGCCGGATATCCGGGAGCCGGGCGTATACCAGTATATTCTTCTTTAATTAACTGCTCATTAGTCAATGTTTCATTTTTAGCATAACCCCAATATTCCCTGCGGACTTTTGCATGCAGCAATTCCGTGAATGCTTCAGCCAAACGATCTGCCAATGCTTTGAGCATAATAGCACTGTAATCATCGTGGTCCTTTTCAAATTTCTCCACCCATTTGTCAATGCCAATACCGGTAGTTACCGCAAAGGCTCCGATGTAATCAAGCCTGGCCTCTCCTAAATCCTCGCCCTGGGGGATAACTTGCCGGGGTTTTATAAAATCTGCAAGCGCTAAGTTGGCCTGGCCTTCAGGCTTTTTGGTTTGCTGACGAATCGAATGAAATGTACACAACACTTCTCTCTCCCCTTTGGGGAGAGCCGGAGAGGGGTCATAAACTTCAATATCATCATCTCCGATTACGCTTGCCGGATATAAACCGATAACTGCTTTCGCTGTTAACCACTTCTCAGCAATTACTTTTTTCAACATAGCATGTGCATCATCAAATAATTTCTTTGCTTCAACCCCTCTTTCCGGATCGTTGAAAATTTTCGGATAGCTGCCTTTCATTTCCCAACTGTGGAAAAAGGGTGTCCAATCAATATATTCAGCTATTTCAGCTAAAGAATAATTATCGAAAACTTTATTGCCGATGAACGAAGGCCTGGTGATAGTGATCTTATCCCAATCGGTTTTAAATTTATTTTTACGGGCCTCCTGCAATGAAATGAATTTATTCTGCGACTGTGCATTTTTATTCTGCTCACGCACACGAACGTAATCCATCTCCACACCTTTCATAAACTCTCCACGAAGCTCCTGTGAGATCAGGCTGCTGGCAACAGGAACAGATTTTGAGGCATCATTCACATGCACAACAGGGTGTTTATAATGAGGCGCGATCTTCACAGCAGTATGCACTTTGGAAGTTGTTGCGCCTCCTATCAAAAGCGGGATCGAGAAACCTTCACGCTCCATCTCCTTCGCCACATGCACCATCTCATCAAGTGACGGTGTTATCAAGCCACTCAAACCTATAATATCTACATTTTCTTTTTTGGCAGCAGCTAATATTTTATCACATGACACCATCACCCCCAGATCAATGATCTCATAATTATTACATGCCAATACAACGCCGACAATATTTTTTCCGATATCATGTACATCACCTTTTACAGTAGCCATTAATATCTTACCCGCAGTTTTTTGTTTAGAACCGCTTTTCTTTTTTTCCTCTTCCATGAAAGGCAATAGATACGCAACACCCTTCTTCATTACACGCGCACTCTTCACCACCTGGGGCAAAAACATCTTGCCGCTTCCAAACAGGTCGCCTACTACATTCATTCCGGCCATTAACGGACCCTCTATGACATCTAATGTTCGCGTAGATCTTTGGCGCGCCTCTTCTACGTCCACATCTATGTACTCTATGATGCCCTTTACCAATGCATGGCTCAACCGCTCATCAACTGTGCCTTTTCTCCATTCCTCATCCTTCTCCTGCTTTTGCTTTCCCACACCTTTCAATTGTTCAGCATGTGTGATCAACCGTTCAGTCGCATCATCGTTCTTGTCGAACAACACATCTTCCACTAATGCCAACAGATCCTTCGGAATATCATCATACACCTGTAACTGACCAGGATTTACTATGCCCATATCCATACCGGCTTTTACCGCGTGATACAGGAAGGCTCCGTGAATAGCTTCACGTACGTGGTCGTTCCCACGGAAAGAGAAAGACACATTACTTACACCGCCACTCACTTTTGCCAATGGCAAATTTTGTTTGATCCATTTGGTTGACTCAAAAAAGTCGATGGCATTTTTCCGGTGCTCATCCATGCCTGTAGCAACAGGAAAAATATTGGGGTCGAAAATAATATCCTGCGGCTGGAATTTCACCTGCTCTACCAATATTTTATATGCACGTCCGCAAATTTCCTTTCTTCTGTCCAATGTATCAGCCTGTCCCTTTTCATCAAAAGCCATAACAATAACAGCAGCGCCATAACGCTTCACTTTATTTGCCTGTTCAATAAATGTCTTTTCTCCTTCTTTAAGCGAAATGGAGTTTACGATGCCTTTCCCCTGTATACACTTCAAACCAGCCTCGATCGCGTGAAATTTGGACGAATCGATCATAATCGGAACTTTCGAAATGTCGGGTTCTGACGCAATAAGATTCAGAAATTTAGTCATGGCCATTTCAGCATCCAACATGCCTTCATCCATGTTAATGTCTATCACCTGTGCCCCACCTTCTACCTGATCACGTGCTATAGCAAGTGCCTCATCATACATATTGTCCTTGATGAGTTTTAAAAATTTACGCGAACCGGTAACGTTGGTACGTTCCCCCACATTCATAAAATTTGATTCAGGTCTTAGCGTAACAGGTTCAAGGCCGCTTAAACGTAAATAAGGTTCGACTTTAGGGATTTTACGCGGCTTGGTGTTTCGGACATCTTCGGCGATATGCCTGATATGATCAGGAGTGGTACCGCAACATCCTCCAACTATATTTATAAAACCGCTGGCCAAAAAATCATGCACCTGGTGGCCCATATCATGTGGAGTTTCATCATATTCACCAAATTGATTGGGCAAACCCGCATTTGGATATGCGCTGATATAGAATGGCGCCTTTTCTGAAAGCTCCTCAAGGTAAGGTCTCATCTCTTTAGCGCCCAGTGCACAGTTCAGACCAATACTCAATAAATTAACATGGCTGATCGAGTTCAAAAATGCTTCAACAGTTTGCCCGGAAAGTGTACGTCCGCTGGCATCTGTAATGGTACCGGAAACCATAATTGGCAACACTTTTCCTTTTTCATCAAACACCTGTTGCGCGGCAAAAAGCGCAGCTTTCGCATTGAGGGTATCAAAAACCGTTTCAATTAAAATAACATCTACCCCACCATCAACCAATCCGCGTATTTGTTCGGCATATGCATCAACGACCTGGTCCCATGTAACAGCACGATAGCCAGGATCATTTACATTCGGCGAAAGTGAAAGTGTACGGTTGGTCGGGCCGACAGCCCCGGCTACAAAATGGGTTCTGGGTTCCGGGTTCCGGGTTTCAAGTTCAAATTCCCTAACCGCGTCCTTTGCAGTTTTCGCAGACGCCAAATTAAGTTCATAGGCCAAAGTTTCCATGTGATAGTCGGCCAATGAAATTTTTTGTGCGTTGAATGTATTGGTTTCAATAATATCAGCGCCTGCTTTCAGGTATTCTTTATGAATCGTTTTGATGATGTGCGGCTGTGTAATAGAAAGAAGGTCATTATTTCCCTTGAGGTCACTCTGCCAATCTTTAAATCGTTCTCCGCGGTAATCTTTTTCTTCCAGCTTATATTGCTGGATCATGGTGCCCATAGCACCATCAATTACTAAAATCCGTTTTTCAAGTTCTTTACGTATGTCAGCCATAACACCTCACTTCAAATCCTGTTTACGCCCGCCGGCAGACAGGCAGAAAAAAGGATCTGAAGATTTACTTTAATTGTCCGTAATATAAATTGGTATTATATTCGAATCTTACCATCCCATCTTTGCTGAATGTGTCGAATATCCTTTTTAATTCTATTATCATTTCGTTATACTTAGGATGCTCTTCAGTAGGTACATACGAGGATGATAACAAACGACCTTTCAGCCCTTCGTAATCAAATTCCTGAAAATTTTTAAAAGTAGATTCATTAAAACTTTTGTTGTCGATCATTGACAATATATAATTCCTGATCTCCTTGTTAGTAATGTTTTTATGGTTTACTTCCGCATAATCGACAGAAAAATTATGCAACAGGTTTTCGTATTCAATTAAAAATTCTGATTCATCGATCAGCCGGTCGTTCCAGATCAAAACAATATGCCCGTTTGGTTTAAGCAGCCGTACAACCTCCTTTTTAAACAACTCCCCATCAAACCAATGAAATGCCTGGGCCGCAATAACTATATCAACACTTTTATTTTTAAGTGTCGTGGCCTCTGCCTTTCCATTAATACTTTTAAAATTCTTATTGCCGCCCAGGATGCGTTCAGCCGCTTCCCTCATTTCTTTGTTAGGCTCAATGCCATAAACAACATTGCCATTATCAAGAAACAACTTGGCAGATATGCCGGTCCCGGAACCGATATCGGCTATAACAGAATCGCTCTTCAGAACCTTCTGTTTGATCAGAAAAGAAAACATTTCTGAAGGATAACCAGGGCGATACTTCACATAGTTCTCAACCCTGTTCGAAAATCTTTTTAGCGTGTCTGCCATGAGCGTCACCCCCGCCTCTCCAAAGGAGAGGATCTGGATTTATTTTATTTTTTATTAATTATCTGATTTCATTTCTCTTTCGTTTCCCTCTCCTCCTTCCGCTGCGCGCAGGGCAGATTCGGAGAAGGCCGGCCTGCCTGCACGAAGCCGAAGTTTCGTTTCGGCGAAGGCAGGGATGAGGTCAAAAAAAAATCTCTCCTGCGCCTGTCAAGAGAGATATGCTATTTTGATTATCATTTTCAAAATTTCTCTGACTTATCTATTCCTAAAAATAGGATTCGAATTGGCACCTTCTTTTAAAATGAAGAATTAAAAATGATGAATTAAAAATTAAACTCCTTTGCATTCTTAATTTTTAATTTTTCATTCCAACATTTCTATAAGGGTTGCCAAGGTTTCACAGGGCGCATCCCTCCACCTTTCTTGATAAATTAGTGAGAATCACATCTGTGATATGACTCATCGAACTAATCCCGCTACAGCGGAATCTTTCTTTTAAAGAACCAGGGCAAATTTACATCTTAATTAGATGTTAAGCAAATAAGGTTTCTTCAGGATAACTTATCCGTTAACAACTTGATTTCAATAGCAGGAGAAATTTTTTCA
The Bacteroidota bacterium DNA segment above includes these coding regions:
- a CDS encoding T9SS type A sorting domain-containing protein; the protein is MKTFIKVISISTISMVSVMQAQYCSLPGRTAYSTNQPGITKFTLDSISRTSLGVENTSKVVVNTGLSTTLVRGKTYTVNITHSKDAVVFPTVKNNIRVWIDYNQNSVLDDANETVISADEQTPGVFTKTFTVPLTATLGSTRLRATAKMGTGGGHTIPTACDNPADPLGYHGEMEDYTVKIAAATTGINEFDFSSINGKIFPNPFTSSSTLSYSLSEPSNVLIEVYNVLGEKATIGGSEMQSEGTHTLTIDNDYLPKGSNIYFVRIVVGDKMMTQKLIHVN
- the metH gene encoding methionine synthase, which codes for MADIRKELEKRILVIDGAMGTMIQQYKLEEKDYRGERFKDWQSDLKGNNDLLSITQPHIIKTIHKEYLKAGADIIETNTFNAQKISLADYHMETLAYELNLASAKTAKDAVREFELETRNPEPRTHFVAGAVGPTNRTLSLSPNVNDPGYRAVTWDQVVDAYAEQIRGLVDGGVDVILIETVFDTLNAKAALFAAQQVFDEKGKVLPIMVSGTITDASGRTLSGQTVEAFLNSISHVNLLSIGLNCALGAKEMRPYLEELSEKAPFYISAYPNAGLPNQFGEYDETPHDMGHQVHDFLASGFINIVGGCCGTTPDHIRHIAEDVRNTKPRKIPKVEPYLRLSGLEPVTLRPESNFMNVGERTNVTGSRKFLKLIKDNMYDEALAIARDQVEGGAQVIDINMDEGMLDAEMAMTKFLNLIASEPDISKVPIMIDSSKFHAIEAGLKCIQGKGIVNSISLKEGEKTFIEQANKVKRYGAAVIVMAFDEKGQADTLDRRKEICGRAYKILVEQVKFQPQDIIFDPNIFPVATGMDEHRKNAIDFFESTKWIKQNLPLAKVSGGVSNVSFSFRGNDHVREAIHGAFLYHAVKAGMDMGIVNPGQLQVYDDIPKDLLALVEDVLFDKNDDATERLITHAEQLKGVGKQKQEKDEEWRKGTVDERLSHALVKGIIEYIDVDVEEARQRSTRTLDVIEGPLMAGMNVVGDLFGSGKMFLPQVVKSARVMKKGVAYLLPFMEEEKKKSGSKQKTAGKILMATVKGDVHDIGKNIVGVVLACNNYEIIDLGVMVSCDKILAAAKKENVDIIGLSGLITPSLDEMVHVAKEMEREGFSIPLLIGGATTSKVHTAVKIAPHYKHPVVHVNDASKSVPVASSLISQELRGEFMKGVEMDYVRVREQNKNAQSQNKFISLQEARKNKFKTDWDKITITRPSFIGNKVFDNYSLAEIAEYIDWTPFFHSWEMKGSYPKIFNDPERGVEAKKLFDDAHAMLKKVIAEKWLTAKAVIGLYPASVIGDDDIEVYDPSPALPKGEREVLCTFHSIRQQTKKPEGQANLALADFIKPRQVIPQGEDLGEARLDYIGAFAVTTGIGIDKWVEKFEKDHDDYSAIMLKALADRLAEAFTELLHAKVRREYWGYAKNETLTNEQLIKEEYTGIRPAPGYPAQPDHTEKPALFKLLEVEKNTGIRLTDSMAMFPTAAVSGLYFAHPQSQYFGVGKITKEQVEDYARRKGMSIQETERWLGPVLSY
- a CDS encoding class I SAM-dependent methyltransferase; this translates as MADTLKRFSNRVENYVKYRPGYPSEMFSFLIKQKVLKSDSVIADIGSGTGISAKLFLDNGNVVYGIEPNKEMREAAERILGGNKNFKSINGKAEATTLKNKSVDIVIAAQAFHWFDGELFKKEVVRLLKPNGHIVLIWNDRLIDESEFLIEYENLLHNFSVDYAEVNHKNITNKEIRNYILSMIDNKSFNESTFKNFQEFDYEGLKGRLLSSSYVPTEEHPKYNEMIIELKRIFDTFSKDGMVRFEYNTNLYYGQLK